Proteins from a single region of Azospira inquinata:
- the leuE gene encoding leucine efflux protein LeuE, translating to MFFGIDHLATFVLGTIFIVLLPGPNSMYVMSVASRRGVGAGYGSACGVFLGDTILMVLAATGVASLIEANPLLFTLLKYGGAAYLAYLGINLLRAAVARWRGQESAGDGAATGEDNGAGPFRRALVISLLNPKAILFYLSFFIQFVSPGYAHPGLSFLVLGAIVQLCSALYLSALIFGGSYLAEAFRRRRRMAAGATGSVGGLFIGFALKLAEASLS from the coding sequence ATGTTTTTCGGCATCGATCACCTGGCCACCTTTGTGCTGGGCACCATTTTTATCGTCCTATTGCCCGGGCCCAATTCCATGTATGTGATGAGCGTGGCTTCCCGCCGGGGAGTGGGTGCAGGCTATGGGAGCGCCTGCGGGGTGTTTCTCGGGGACACCATTCTCATGGTGCTGGCGGCCACCGGGGTGGCTTCCCTGATCGAGGCCAATCCCCTGCTCTTTACCCTGCTGAAATACGGTGGTGCCGCCTATCTGGCCTATCTGGGGATCAATCTGCTGCGGGCGGCGGTGGCCCGCTGGCGGGGTCAGGAAAGCGCCGGGGATGGGGCGGCGACGGGGGAAGACAACGGTGCCGGACCCTTCCGCCGTGCCCTGGTGATCAGCCTGCTCAACCCCAAGGCCATCCTCTTTTACCTGTCCTTCTTCATCCAGTTTGTGTCCCCGGGCTACGCCCATCCGGGGCTTTCCTTCCTGGTGCTGGGGGCCATCGTCCAGCTGTGCAGCGCCCTTTACCTTTCAGCCCTGATCTTTGGTGGTTCCTATCTGGCGGAGGCTTTCCGCCGTCGGCGGCGCATGGCGGCAGGGGCCACGGGCAGCGTGGGGGGCCTGTTCATCGGCTTTGCCCTAAAGCTGGCGGAAGCTTCCCTGAGCTAG
- a CDS encoding AraC family transcriptional regulator, which produces MLDWHTWETIPVPDFPSLPRPIVPRSQNLAARQIFPLHSHPWNQFVYATAGTLMVTAADTWHVITPEQGIWLPTGVEHTTGALSGAEFRNLYVADRPDLAMPRQCTVLAVTPLLRALIVELEAVNRQEDDTYLDQLTALIFAQLERQPVQHFHLPWPASPLLQRLCEALYAQPADNRSAEDWGRELGASARTLARRFAREVGISLREWRHRLRLFLALEWLCAGRPITGIALDLGYANPAAFTYMFRQALGCSPTEWRRRRQGGATHLEGGTAEGEGETETEQERAAGDIQPPTPNRAD; this is translated from the coding sequence ATGCTGGACTGGCACACCTGGGAAACCATCCCGGTTCCCGACTTTCCCTCTCTGCCCCGGCCCATCGTGCCCCGCTCCCAGAATCTGGCGGCGCGGCAGATTTTTCCCTTGCACAGCCATCCCTGGAACCAGTTCGTCTATGCCACGGCGGGCACCCTGATGGTCACCGCCGCCGACACCTGGCACGTGATTACCCCGGAACAGGGCATCTGGCTGCCCACCGGGGTGGAGCACACCACGGGAGCCTTGAGCGGCGCCGAATTCCGCAATCTCTACGTGGCCGACCGGCCCGATCTGGCCATGCCCCGGCAATGCACGGTGCTGGCGGTCACCCCCCTGCTGCGGGCCCTGATCGTGGAATTGGAAGCCGTGAATCGCCAGGAAGACGACACCTACCTGGACCAGCTCACCGCCCTGATTTTCGCCCAGCTGGAACGCCAGCCGGTGCAGCACTTTCACCTGCCCTGGCCCGCCAGCCCCCTGCTGCAACGGCTCTGTGAAGCCCTCTACGCCCAACCGGCGGATAACCGAAGCGCCGAAGACTGGGGTCGGGAACTGGGGGCTTCGGCTCGCACCCTGGCCCGCCGCTTCGCCCGGGAAGTGGGCATCAGCCTGCGGGAATGGCGCCACCGGCTGCGCCTCTTTCTCGCCCTGGAATGGCTCTGCGCCGGGCGCCCCATTACGGGCATCGCCCTGGATCTGGGCTATGCCAATCCGGCGGCCTTCACCTACATGTTCCGCCAGGCCCTGGGCTGCTCCCCCACGGAATGGCGCCGCCGACGGCAAGGCGGGGCAACCCACCTGGAGGGCGGGACCGCAGAAGGGGAAGGAGAGACGGAGACGGAACAGGAGCGGGCCGCCGGGGACATCCAGCCTCCGACCCCGAATCGGGCAGATTAA
- a CDS encoding YbfB/YjiJ family MFS transporter — MTASSSAPSSSASPYPAPAPDAGVVSPLSAVPLAVAPSQAAAPAPHRLRVIFAGVCALILTVGLARFAYTPMLPIMRAQAGLSYLAGGWLATFNYAGYIAGALLAASLSDLQRKYRLYRIGLVVAVASTAAMGLTDDLVLWAVLRFLSGFSSTAGLLIASGLVLNWLMGQGHRPELGLHFTGLGLGIVVSGLAVAAMVGRLSWEHQWLGLGLLGLLFFLPAWGWLPAPAPLGSGRAVAAPAPPSRRWMGLLIGAYFCAGFGYVVSATFIVAILEKLPLLAGKGGWVWVVVGLAAAPSCFVWDRLAARLGQIPALLLGYGLQVLSILLPVVSADPTLNLLSAMLYGGTFVGIVSLTLSLIGRCFPQNPAKAMARLTLSYGVAQIVAPAMAGYIAAATGSYQGALLVAAGVMGVGMVLLRRLGREPH; from the coding sequence ATGACTGCCTCTTCCTCCGCCCCTTCCTCCTCCGCCTCTCCATACCCGGCCCCGGCTCCTGACGCCGGGGTGGTTAGCCCCCTTTCCGCCGTGCCCCTGGCCGTCGCGCCGTCCCAGGCGGCCGCCCCGGCACCCCACCGGCTGCGGGTGATCTTTGCCGGGGTCTGCGCCCTCATCCTCACCGTGGGCCTAGCCCGTTTTGCCTACACCCCCATGCTGCCCATCATGCGGGCCCAGGCCGGGCTCTCCTATCTGGCCGGGGGCTGGCTGGCCACCTTCAATTACGCCGGTTACATCGCCGGAGCTCTCCTGGCCGCCTCCCTCAGCGATCTGCAACGCAAGTACCGGCTGTACCGCATCGGCCTGGTGGTGGCGGTGGCCAGCACCGCGGCCATGGGGCTCACGGACGATCTGGTGCTGTGGGCTGTGCTGCGCTTTCTCTCTGGATTTTCCAGCACCGCCGGGCTGCTCATTGCCTCCGGTCTGGTGCTCAACTGGCTCATGGGCCAGGGCCACCGGCCCGAGCTGGGGCTCCATTTCACCGGTCTGGGCCTGGGCATCGTGGTGTCCGGGCTGGCGGTGGCGGCCATGGTGGGGCGCCTGTCCTGGGAACATCAATGGCTGGGCCTGGGGCTCCTGGGCCTGCTCTTTTTTCTGCCCGCCTGGGGCTGGCTGCCCGCCCCCGCGCCCCTGGGCAGTGGCCGGGCCGTGGCGGCCCCTGCGCCCCCTTCCCGGCGCTGGATGGGCCTGCTGATTGGGGCCTATTTCTGCGCCGGTTTTGGCTACGTGGTGAGTGCCACCTTCATTGTGGCCATTCTGGAAAAGCTGCCCCTGCTGGCGGGCAAGGGGGGCTGGGTGTGGGTGGTGGTGGGCCTGGCGGCGGCCCCCTCCTGCTTTGTCTGGGACCGGCTGGCGGCGCGCCTGGGCCAGATTCCGGCCCTGCTCCTGGGCTACGGTCTCCAAGTGCTGTCCATCCTATTGCCCGTGGTGAGCGCCGACCCCACCCTGAATCTCCTGAGCGCCATGCTTTACGGGGGCACCTTCGTGGGCATTGTGAGCCTGACCCTGTCCCTAATCGGCCGCTGTTTTCCCCAGAATCCGGCCAAGGCCATGGCCCGCCTCACCTTGAGTTACGGGGTGGCCCAGATCGTGGCCCCGGCCATGGCCGGTTATATCGCCGCTGCCACGGGCAGTTATCAGGGGGCATTGCTGGTGGCCGCCGGGGTCATGGGGGTGGGTATGGTCCTGCTCCGGCGCCTGGGCCGGGAGCCCCACTGA
- a CDS encoding flavin reductase family protein, translating to MEKRPLPLDQAYTLLEPGPVILLTTAGPKRPNVMTQSWHLMMEFEPPLVGCVVSNRNYSYELLTRNRECVINIPTEDLAEKVVGVGNCSGRRMDKFRRFGLTPVAASQVKAPLIEECYASLECRLRDERLNTDYNFFVLEVVAAWVAPGRKRPRTLHHQGWGAFRIDGKLIRLPSRMK from the coding sequence ATGGAAAAGCGTCCCCTGCCCCTGGACCAGGCCTATACCCTGCTGGAACCGGGCCCGGTCATTCTCCTCACCACCGCCGGACCCAAGCGGCCCAATGTGATGACCCAGAGCTGGCATCTGATGATGGAATTCGAGCCGCCCCTGGTGGGCTGTGTGGTGAGCAACCGGAATTACAGCTACGAACTCCTCACCCGCAATCGGGAATGCGTCATCAACATTCCCACGGAGGATCTGGCGGAAAAGGTGGTGGGGGTAGGCAATTGCAGCGGGCGGCGCATGGACAAATTCCGTCGTTTCGGCCTCACCCCGGTAGCCGCCTCCCAGGTCAAAGCCCCCCTCATTGAGGAGTGCTACGCCAGCCTGGAATGCCGTCTGCGGGACGAACGTCTGAACACGGATTACAACTTTTTTGTCCTGGAAGTGGTGGCCGCCTGGGTGGCCCCTGGCCGGAAACGACCCCGCACCCTGCATCACCAGGGCTGGGGCGCCTTCCGCATTGACGGCAAGCTGATCCGCCTACCCTCCCGGATGAAATAG
- a CDS encoding cobalamin-binding protein, producing the protein MNWISKPCLLPRLCLTLALAALTAIQTVQAAPVVLKDDAGQTVRLAAPAKRIVSLAPHLTENLYAAGAGDKLVGTVDYSDYPEAAKKLPRVGGYSKLNLEAIAALKPDLVVAWESGNAGGHIAKLRALGIPVYLSQPNRIDDVARTLEALGHLAGTERVANAAAARYRQRLGELRHRYSTLPRVRTFYEIWQQPLMTVGGGQIISDVIHLCGGENVFANLQQLAPKVTVEAVLATNPEVIAASGMGDSRPEWLDDWKRWDKVTAVARGNLFFVPPDLIQRHTPRLLEGAARLCADLETARQRRPAH; encoded by the coding sequence ATGAACTGGATCTCTAAGCCCTGTCTTCTCCCCCGTCTTTGCCTGACCCTGGCCCTGGCCGCCCTCACCGCCATCCAGACCGTCCAGGCCGCCCCCGTGGTACTCAAGGACGACGCCGGCCAGACCGTGCGCCTGGCCGCCCCCGCCAAGCGCATCGTCAGCCTGGCCCCCCATTTGACGGAAAACCTCTACGCCGCCGGGGCCGGGGACAAACTGGTGGGCACGGTGGATTACAGCGACTATCCGGAGGCGGCGAAAAAGCTGCCCCGGGTGGGGGGCTACTCCAAGCTCAACCTGGAAGCCATCGCCGCCCTCAAGCCCGATCTGGTGGTGGCCTGGGAAAGCGGCAACGCCGGTGGCCACATCGCCAAACTGCGGGCCCTGGGCATTCCCGTCTATCTTTCCCAGCCCAACCGCATCGACGACGTGGCCCGCACCCTGGAAGCCCTGGGCCATCTGGCGGGTACGGAACGGGTAGCGAATGCCGCCGCGGCCCGCTACCGGCAACGGCTGGGGGAACTGCGCCACCGCTACAGCACCCTGCCCCGGGTGCGCACCTTCTATGAAATCTGGCAGCAGCCCCTGATGACCGTGGGGGGCGGCCAGATTATTTCCGATGTGATCCACCTCTGTGGCGGGGAAAACGTCTTCGCTAACCTGCAACAGCTGGCCCCCAAGGTGACGGTGGAAGCGGTGCTGGCCACCAATCCGGAAGTCATCGCCGCCAGCGGCATGGGGGATTCCCGGCCCGAATGGCTGGATGACTGGAAGCGCTGGGACAAGGTGACGGCGGTGGCCCGGGGCAATCTGTTTTTCGTGCCCCCGGACCTGATCCAGCGCCACACCCCCCGTCTGCTGGAAGGGGCTGCCCGGCTCTGCGCCGACCTGGAAACCGCCCGCCAGCGCCGCCCCGCCCACTAG
- the cobD gene encoding threonine-phosphate decarboxylase CobD — MLEHGGRLRQAAAHWGIPLETWLDLSTGINPWGYPVPTLAAAAWQRLPEDEDGLLEAAVEYYGNTNILPLPGSQAAIQALPRLLPPGRAAVLAPSYREHAAAWQRAGWEVLPFTPEQLEQAATQANAVVLCNPNNPTGDAFTARRLRAVARELAKHGGLLVVDEAFGDADNRNSLADLAGTPRARNLVVLRSLGKFFGLAGARVGFALARPELLTALGETLGPWALSGPSRAVAKAALENRPWQEETLEELMAASTRLERLLQDILGRNDGTALFRWLPHPWAPTLHEKLAQRGILTRLITDPSGLRIGLPAREAHWQRLTTALTEIAHELDL, encoded by the coding sequence ATGCTTGAACACGGCGGACGACTGCGCCAAGCCGCAGCCCACTGGGGAATTCCCCTGGAAACCTGGCTCGATCTGTCCACCGGCATCAATCCCTGGGGTTACCCGGTGCCCACCCTGGCGGCGGCCGCCTGGCAGCGCCTGCCGGAGGACGAGGATGGGCTGCTGGAGGCGGCGGTGGAGTACTACGGCAATACCAATATTCTGCCCCTGCCCGGCTCCCAGGCTGCCATCCAGGCCCTGCCCCGGCTCCTGCCCCCGGGCCGGGCCGCCGTCCTCGCCCCCTCCTACCGGGAACACGCCGCCGCTTGGCAGCGGGCGGGTTGGGAGGTGCTGCCCTTCACCCCGGAACAGCTGGAACAGGCCGCCACCCAGGCCAATGCGGTGGTGCTGTGCAATCCCAACAATCCCACGGGAGACGCCTTCACCGCCCGCCGGCTGCGGGCCGTGGCCCGGGAACTAGCCAAGCACGGGGGCCTGCTGGTGGTGGACGAAGCCTTTGGCGACGCGGACAACCGGAATTCCCTGGCCGATCTGGCGGGCACCCCCCGGGCCAGGAACCTGGTGGTGCTCCGCTCCCTGGGAAAATTTTTCGGTCTGGCTGGCGCCCGGGTGGGCTTTGCCCTGGCCCGGCCGGAACTGCTCACCGCCCTGGGGGAAACCCTGGGCCCCTGGGCCTTGAGCGGCCCCTCCCGGGCCGTGGCCAAGGCCGCCCTGGAAAATCGACCCTGGCAAGAGGAAACCCTGGAAGAACTGATGGCCGCCTCCACCCGCCTGGAACGCCTGCTCCAGGACATCCTGGGGCGCAACGACGGCACCGCCCTGTTCCGCTGGCTGCCCCACCCCTGGGCCCCCACCCTCCACGAAAAACTGGCCCAACGGGGTATCCTCACCCGCCTCATCACCGACCCCAGCGGCCTGCGCATCGGTCTCCCCGCCCGGGAAGCCCACTGGCAGCGCCTCACCACCGCCCTCACCGAAATCGCCCATGAACTGGATCTCTAA
- the cbiB gene encoding adenosylcobinamide-phosphate synthase CbiB: MPHWLALPLAALIGYGLDRWLGEPRRYHPLVGFGRLAGLLEKALRPAPGLVPPRALRLFGAIAWCAAVLPWVLLAAWLHATPWLGVVSDGLLLYFALGARSLGEHARAVAVPLAAGDLAAARTRVGYIVSRETGALDATGVAKACVESVLENGNDGVFGALFWFAVLGGPGALLFRLANTLDAMWGYRNDRFRYFGWAAARLDDLLNWLPARLTALTYAAQGQARQALACWRAQAPAWDSPNAGPVMAAGAGALGLTLGGAATYEGREEMRPPLGRGRPPAAPDILRATRLVEGGLGLWLTLLVALPPLTALALFLLRKATHA, translated from the coding sequence ATGCCCCACTGGCTCGCCTTGCCCCTCGCCGCCCTGATCGGCTACGGCCTTGACCGCTGGCTGGGGGAACCGCGCCGTTACCACCCCCTGGTGGGCTTCGGCCGGCTGGCCGGGCTACTGGAAAAAGCCCTGCGCCCGGCACCGGGCCTGGTGCCGCCCCGGGCCCTGCGCCTCTTCGGCGCCATTGCTTGGTGCGCCGCCGTCCTGCCCTGGGTGCTCCTGGCCGCCTGGCTCCACGCCACCCCCTGGCTGGGCGTGGTGAGCGACGGGCTGCTCCTCTATTTCGCCCTGGGGGCCCGCAGCCTGGGGGAACACGCCCGGGCCGTGGCCGTTCCCCTGGCCGCTGGGGATCTGGCCGCCGCCCGCACCCGGGTGGGCTACATCGTCTCCCGGGAAACCGGGGCCCTGGACGCTACCGGAGTAGCCAAGGCCTGCGTGGAATCCGTGCTGGAAAACGGCAATGACGGGGTGTTCGGCGCCCTCTTCTGGTTTGCCGTGCTGGGGGGCCCGGGGGCCCTGCTCTTCCGTCTGGCCAACACCCTGGACGCCATGTGGGGCTACCGCAACGACCGCTTCCGCTATTTCGGTTGGGCCGCCGCCCGCCTGGATGACCTGCTCAACTGGCTGCCCGCCCGGCTCACCGCCCTCACCTACGCCGCCCAGGGCCAGGCCCGTCAGGCCCTGGCCTGCTGGCGCGCCCAGGCCCCCGCCTGGGACAGCCCCAATGCGGGGCCGGTCATGGCCGCCGGAGCCGGAGCCCTGGGCCTCACCCTGGGAGGCGCCGCCACTTACGAAGGCCGGGAAGAAATGCGCCCGCCCCTGGGCCGGGGCCGTCCCCCGGCCGCCCCGGACATACTCCGGGCCACCCGGCTGGTGGAAGGGGGGCTGGGCCTGTGGCTCACCCTGCTGGTAGCCCTTCCCCCCCTCACAGCCCTGGCCCTATTTCTCCTGAGGAAAGCGACCCATGCTTGA